Proteins encoded together in one Salmo trutta chromosome 3, fSalTru1.1, whole genome shotgun sequence window:
- the LOC115183966 gene encoding hemicentin-1 isoform X2 yields the protein MEYPLVWVLILVLLNFTTGVSGQVVVPSMNPLAVGSNVTLNLVPQSPINIGTWSYETTAIVIFYPGGSSVSTSYQGRVSFNRSSSELSINSLQLNNSGLYTIQGMEPVLKAVVTLSVQEPISNVTLRANATDLVESNDTSIFTCSVSSGTSLSYRWLNGSSEITASDRVWLGGGNSTLTIVSVTRHDEGPFRCEVINGISNGTSQPIGLNVRYGPSNLTMMVVPEMTIGHTAYKTGSVITLSCSAQSKPTESFKWRFNGAFLNEQSPKLSLQNTRENQTGSYACLAYNNVTLQFANINTMIKIVEPISAVSLNRDGKPPILDQSFTLRCEVTGPVDYIHWLMNGQLISLNNRTFFSTGNKTMVINPIQFSDSGEYLCEAFNAVSNLTSMTYKLVVNFGPERPAVTCPDIAMTGHSVTFNCSASSQPPSQFSWFFNGSQVAAGSVYETGQLTLASHGDYTCVAFNNITVRNSTVSKMLTVVETVTMTIVKVIGAQPTLNKRFSLTCGSTGTVYSIQWMRNGWPLYASNRTDFSMNNNTLTLNSVQHSDNGDYQCSASNPLSNMTSPEYRLIVNYGPEMPIITGPALGETGHSVTFNCSASSQPPSHFSWLFNGSQVATGSAFETGPLTLASHGDYTCVAFNNITVRNSTVSKMLTVVETVTMTIVKVIGAQPTLKERFSLTCDTAGTVYSIHWMKNSWPLYADNRTDFSINNNTLTFNSVHYSDNGHYQCSASNPLSNMTSPEYRLIVNYGPEMPIITGPALGETGHSVTFNCSASSQPPSHFSWLFNGSQVATGSAFETGPLTLASHGDYTCVAFNNITVRNNTVSKMLTVVETVTMTIVKVIGAQPTLKETFSLTCETTGTVYSIHWMKNSWPLYADNRTEFSINNNTLTFNSVQHSDNGDYQCSASNPLSNMTSPEYRLIVNYGPEMPIITGPALGETGHSVTFNCSASSQPPSHFSWLFNGSQVATGSAFETGPLTLASHGDYTCVAFNNITVRNNTVSKMLTVVETVTMTIVKVIGAQPTLKETFSLTCETTGTVYSIHWMKNSWPLYADNRTEFSINNNTLTFNSVQHSDNGDYQCSASNPLSNMTSPEYRLIVNYGPEMPIITGPALGETGQNVTLNCSASSQPPSHFSWFFNGSQVATGSAFETGPLTLASHGDYTCVAFNNITVRNSTVSKMLTVVETVTMTIVKVIGAQPTLKETFSLTCETTGTVYSIHWMKNSWPLYADNRTEFSINNNTLTFNSVQHSDNGDYQCSASNPLSNMTSPEYRLIVNYGPEMPIITGPALGETGHSVTFNCSASSQPPSHFSWLFNGSQVATGSAFETGPLTLASHGDYTCVAFNNITFRNSTVSKMLTVVATVTMTIVKVIGAQPILNERFSLTCGTAGKVSSIQWMRNGWPLYASNRTDFSTNNNTLTFISVQHSDKGDYQCSASNPFSNMTSPYYKLIVNYGPEMPIITGPALGETGHNVTFNCSASSQPLSQFSWFFNGSQVATGSAFETGPLTLASHGKYTCVAFNNITCRNSTVSKILTVVAPITSVSISTGETQVIEGDSFTMTCNIVGDPSSIHWWKNLTLVHLDNRTQVSFDNRTLTFNPVQYSSYGEYQCMARNSVSNRTSNRYTLLVNYGPKQPVIAAAPIAETEQRVTFNCSASSQPPSQFSWFFNGSQVATGSVYETGPLTLASHGEYTCVAFNNATGRNSTVSRMLTVIEAIKSVMVKRNKTPISSDNLTLTCDVTGRYDTIYWMKDNLSLVLNNTLNSDITISNNSLHFSPVKVSNDGNYQCVATNLFGPHTSPKYQLLVNYGPLGVNVSGPGLVVIGSMISVNLKCSADSRPTSEYRWKHNNQSLPATGPLMAVGVSLKNAGIYTCVAKNSLTNISMSKTISLDVNGHSPAPPFQSRVGLMLMGLVALSLPLINH from the exons ATGGAGTATCCTCTGGTGTGGGTTCTCATCCTGGTGCTGCTCAACTTCACTACAG GTGTTTCTGGCCAGGTGGTGGTTCCCTCGATGAACCCCTTAGCTGTGGGCAGTAATGTCACACTGAACCTAGTTCCTCAAAGCCCCATCAACATAGGGACCTGGTCATATGAAACTACAGCCATCGTAATTTTCTatcctggtggcagtagtgtGAGTACAAGTTATCAAGGCAGAGTCTCATTCAACCGCTCCTCCTCAGAGCTGTCCATAAACTCTCTCCAACTCAACAACTCAGGTTTATATACCATCCAGGGAATGGAGCCAGTCCTGAAAGCTGTGGTGACTTTGTCTGTCCAAG AGCCCATTTCAAACGTGACTCTAAGGGCCAACGCCACTGATCTAGTGGAATCGAACGACACTTCCATTTTCACCTGCTCCGTCTCCTCTGGCACCTCCCTCTCCTACCGCTGGCTGAATGGCAGCTCAGAGATCACAGCCAGTGACAGAGTTTGGCTTGGTGGTGGGAACAGCACTCTCACCATAGTCAGTGTGACACGACACGATGAAGGGCCGTTCAGATGTGAGGTCATCAATGGAATCAGCAATGGCACCAGCCAGCCCATTGGCCTCAATGTTAGAT ATGGCCCAAGTAACCTCACCATGATGGTAGTTCCTGAGATGACCATAGGACATACAGCCTACAAGACGGGCTCTGTCATCACTTTGTCCTGCTCCGCTCAGTCCAAACCCACTGAGTCCTTCAAGTGGAGGTTTAATGGGGCGTTCCTCAATGAGCAAAGCCCGAAGCTCAGCCTGCAGAACaccagagagaaccagacaggaaGTTACGCCTGCTTAGCCTACAACAATGTCACACTCCAATTTGCCAATATAAACACAATGATAAAGATCGTGG AGCCGATATCAGCGGTTTCGTTGAACCGTGATGGGAAGCCACCGATACTGGATCAGTCGTTCACTCTGCGGTGTGAGGTGACTGGACCTGTAGACTACATTCACTGGTTGATGAACGGCCAGCTCATCTCCCTAAACAACAGAACATTCTTCTCTACGGGCAACAAGACAATGGTTATCAACCCAATCCAGTTTTCTGACAGTGGAGAATATCTCTGTGAGGCCTTTAATGCTGTCAGCAACCTGACCAGCATGACATACAAGCTTGTGGTGAACT TTGGACCAGAGAGACCTGCTGTGACTTGTCCGGATATAGCAATGACAGGACACAGCGTGACcttcaactgctcagcctcctctcagcctcccagCCAGTTTAGCTGGTTCTTCAATGGCTCCCAGGTGGCGGCTGGCTCAGTGTATGAGACTGGCCAACTGACCTTAGCCAGTCATGGGGACTACACCTGTGTGGCCTTCAACAACATCACTGTCAGAAACAGCACTGTCTCCAAGATGCTCACTGTTGTTG AAACTGTGACCATGACCATTGTGAAAGTCATTGGAGCCCAGCCAACACTGAACAAGAGATTCTCTCTGACCTGTGGCAGCACTGGAACGGTTTACTCCATTCAGTGGATGAGGAACGGCTGGCCTCTGTATGCTAGCAACAGAACTGACTTCTCTATGAACAACAATACACTGACATTAAATTCTGTCCAGCATTCTGACAATGGAGACTATCAGTGTTCTGCCTCCAACCCCCTCAGCAACATGACCAGCCCAGAATACAGACTGATCGTCAACT ATGGACCGGAGATGCCGATTATAACAGGACCAGCATTAGGAGAAACAGGACACAGCGTGACcttcaactgctcagcctcctctcagcctccaAGTCACTTCAGCTGGTTATTCAATGGCTCCCAGGTGGCGACTGGCTCAGCGTTTGAGACTGGCCCACTGACTTTAGCCAGTCATGGGGACTACACCTGTGTGGCCTTCAACAACATCACTGTCAGAAACAGCACTGTCTCCAAGATGCTCACTGTTGTTG AAACTGTGACCATGACCATTGTGAAAGTCATTGGCGCCCAGCCAACACTGAAGGAGAGATTCTCTCTGACCTGTGACACCGCTGGAACGGTTTACTCCATTCACTGGATGAAGAACAGCTGGCCTCTGTATGCTGACAACAGAACTGACTTCTCTATAAATAACAATACACTGACATTCAATTCTGTCCACTATTCTGACAACGGACACTATCAGTGTTCTGCCTCCAACCCCCTCAGCAACATGACCAGCCCAGAATACAGACTGATCGTCAACT ATGGACCGGAGATGCCGATTATAACAGGACCAGCATTAGGAGAAACAGGACACAGCGTGACcttcaactgctcagcctcctctcagcctccaAGTCACTTCAGCTGGTTATTCAATGGCTCCCAGGTGGCGACTGGCTCAGCGTTTGAGACTGGCCCACTGACTTTAGCCAGTCATGGGGACTACACCTGTGTGGCCTTCAACAACATCACTGTCAGAAACAACACTGTCTCCAAGATGCTCACTGTTGTTG AAACTGTGACCATGACCATTGTGAAAGTCATTGGAGCCCAGCCAACACTGAAGGAGACATTCTCTCTGACCTGTGAGACCACTGGAACGGTTTACTCCATTCACTGGATGAAGAACAGCTGGCCTCTGTATGCTGACAACAGAACAGAGTTCTCTATAAATAACAATACACTGACATTCAATTCTGTCCAGCATTCTGACAACGGAGACTATCAGTGTTCTGCCTCCAACCCCCTCAGCAACATGACCAGCCCAGAATACAGACTGATCGTCAACT ATGGACCGGAGATGCCGATTATAACAGGACCAGCATTAGGAGAAACAGGACACAGCGTGACcttcaactgctcagcctcctctcagcctccaAGTCACTTCAGCTGGTTATTCAATGGCTCCCAGGTGGCGACTGGCTCAGCGTTTGAGACTGGCCCACTGACTTTAGCCAGTCATGGGGACTACACCTGTGTGGCCTTCAACAACATCACTGTCAGAAACAACACTGTCTCCAAGATGCTCACTGTTGTTG AAACTGTGACCATGACCATTGTGAAAGTCATTGGAGCCCAGCCAACACTGAAGGAGACATTCTCTCTGACCTGTGAGACCACTGGAACGGTTTACTCCATTCACTGGATGAAGAACAGCTGGCCTCTGTATGCTGACAACAGAACAGAGTTCTCTATAAATAACAATACACTGACATTCAATTCTGTCCAGCATTCTGACAACGGAGACTATCAGTGTTCTGCCTCCAACCCCCTCAGCAACATGACCAGCCCAGAATACAGACTGATCGTCAACT ATGGACCGGAGATGCCGATTATAACAGGACCAGCACTTGGAGAAACAGGACAAAACGTGACCTTGAACTGCtcagcctcctctcagcctccaAGTCACTTCAGCTGGTTCTTCAATGGCTCCCAGGTGGCGACTGGCTCAGCGTTTGAGACTGGCCCACTGACTTTAGCCAGTCATGGGGACTACACCTGTGTGGCCTTCAACAACATCACTGTCAGAAACAGCACTGTCTCCAAGATGCTCACTGTTGTTG AAACTGTGACCATGACCATTGTGAAAGTCATTGGAGCCCAGCCAACACTGAAGGAGACATTCTCTCTGACCTGTGAGACCACTGGAACGGTTTACTCCATTCACTGGATGAAGAACAGCTGGCCTCTGTATGCTGACAACAGAACAGAGTTCTCTATAAATAACAATACACTGACATTCAATTCTGTCCAGCATTCTGACAACGGAGACTATCAGTGTTCTGCCTCCAACCCCCTCAGCAACATGACCAGCCCAGAATACAGACTGATCGTCAACT ATGGACCGGAGATGCCGATTATAACAGGACCAGCATTAGGAGAAACAGGACACAGCGTGACcttcaactgctcagcctcctctcagcctccaAGTCACTTCAGCTGGTTATTCAATGGCTCCCAGGTGGCGACTGGCTCAGCGTTTGAGACTGGCCCACTGACTTTAGCCAGTCATGGGGACTACACCTGTGTGGCCTTCAACAACATCACTTTCAGAAACAGCACTGTCTCCAAGATGCTCACTGTTGTTG CAACTGTGACCATGACCATCGTGAAAGTCATTGGAGCCCAGCCAATACTGAACGAGAGATTCTCTCTGACCTGTGGCACCGCTGGAAAGGTTTCCTCCATTCAGTGGATGAGGAACGGCTGGCCTCTGTATGCTAGCAACAGAACTGACTTCTCTACGAACAACAATACACTGACATTCATCTCGGTCCAGCATTCTGACAAAGGAGACTATCAGTGTTCTGCCTCCAACCCCTTCAGCAACATGACCAGCCCATACTACAAACTGATCGTCAACT ATGGACCGGAGATGCCTATTATAACAGGACCAGCATTAGGAGAAACAGGACACAACGTGACcttcaactgctcagcctcctctcagcctctcagccagTTCAGCTGGTTCTTCAATGGCTCCCAGGTGGCGACTGGCTCAGCGTTTGAGACTGGCCCACTGACTTTAGCCAGTCATGGGAAGTACACCTGTGTGGCCTTCAACAACATCACTTGCAGAAACAGCACTGTCTCCAAGATCCTCACTGTTGTTG CGCCAATAACCTCAGTGTCCATAAGCACCGGTGAAACCCAGGTGATAGAGGGTGACTCCTTTACAATGACTTGCAATATTGTTGGTGATCCTAGCTCCATTCACTGGTGGAAGAACCTCACGTTAGTGCATCTGGATAACAGAACCCAAGTCTCTTTCGACAACAGAACACTGACCTTCAACCCTGTCCAGTATTCTTCTTATGGAGAATATCAGTGTATGGCCAGAAATAGTGTGAGCAACAGAACTAGCAACCGCTACACACTCCTAGTGAATT ATGGACCCAAGCAACCTGTGATAGCTGCTGCACCCATTGCCGAAACAGAACAAAGGGTGACcttcaactgctcagcctcctctcagcctcccagCCAGTTCAGCTGGTTCTTCAATGGCTCCCAGGTGGCGACTGGCTCAGTGTATGAGACTGGCCCACTGACTTTAGCCAGTCATGGGGAGTACACCTGTGTGGCCTTCAACAACGCCACTGGCAGAAACAGCACTGTCTCCAGGATGCTCACCGTCATTG AGGCTATAAAGTCGGTGATGGTGAAACGAAACAAAACGCCGATATCATCTGACAACCTAACCCTGACCTGTGATGTCACCGGGCGCTATGACACCATCTACTGGATGAAGGACAACCTGTCTCTGGTCCTGAACAACACCTTGAACTCTGACATAACCATCTCTAACAACTCTCTGCACTTCAGTCCAGTCAAGGTGTCTAACGATGGAAACTATCAGTGTGTTGCCACCAACCTCTTTGGTCCACACACCAGCCCTAAATACCAGCTACTGGTGAACT ATGGCCCTCTGGGTGTGAACGTCTCTGGCCCAGGCTTAGTGGTGATTGGCTCAATGATCTCTGTCAATCTGAAGTGCTCAGCCGACTCCCGGCCAACCAGCGAGTACCGGTGGAAACACAACAACCAATCATTGCCCGCGACTGGTCCTTTGATGGCCGTAGGCGTCTCCTTGAAAAATGCAGGGATATACACCTGTGTGGCCAAGAACTCTCTAACTAACATCTCAATGTCCAAGACCATTAGTCTGGATGTCAACG gccACTCACCTGCCCCTCCATTCCAGTCCAGAGTTGGTCTGATGTTGATGGGCCTTGTagcgctctctctgcctctgatcAACCACTGA
- the LOC115183966 gene encoding hemicentin-1 isoform X5, which translates to MEYPLVWVLILVLLNFTTGVSGQVVVPSMNPLAVGSNVTLNLVPQSPINIGTWSYETTAIVIFYPGGSSVSTSYQGRVSFNRSSSELSINSLQLNNSGLYTIQGMEPVLKAVVTLSVQEPISNVTLRANATDLVESNDTSIFTCSVSSGTSLSYRWLNGSSEITASDRVWLGGGNSTLTIVSVTRHDEGPFRCEVINGISNGTSQPIGLNVRYGPSNLTMMVVPEMTIGHTAYKTGSVITLSCSAQSKPTESFKWRFNGAFLNEQSPKLSLQNTRENQTGSYACLAYNNVTLQFANINTMIKIVEPISAVSLNRDGKPPILDQSFTLRCEVTGPVDYIHWLMNGQLISLNNRTFFSTGNKTMVINPIQFSDSGEYLCEAFNAVSNLTSMTYKLVVNFGPERPAVTCPDIAMTGHSVTFNCSASSQPPSQFSWFFNGSQVAAGSVYETGQLTLASHGDYTCVAFNNITVRNSTVSKMLTVVETVTMTIVKVIGAQPTLNKRFSLTCGSTGTVYSIQWMRNGWPLYASNRTDFSMNNNTLTLNSVQHSDNGDYQCSASNPLSNMTSPEYRLIVNYGPEMPIITGPALGETGHSVTFNCSASSQPPSHFSWLFNGSQVATGSAFETGPLTLASHGDYTCVAFNNITVRNSTVSKMLTVVETVTMTIVKVIGAQPTLKERFSLTCDTAGTVYSIHWMKNSWPLYADNRTDFSINNNTLTFNSVHYSDNGHYQCSASNPLSNMTSPEYRLIVNYGPEMPIITGPALGETGHSVTFNCSASSQPPSHFSWLFNGSQVATGSAFETGPLTLASHGDYTCVAFNNITVRNNTVSKMLTVVETVTMTIVKVIGAQPTLKETFSLTCETTGTVYSIHWMKNSWPLYADNRTEFSINNNTLTFNSVQHSDNGDYQCSASNPLSNMTSPEYRLIVNYGPEMPIITGPALGETGHSVTFNCSASSQPPSHFSWLFNGSQVATGSAFETGPLTLASHGDYTCVAFNNITVRNNTVSKMLTVVETVTMTIVKVIGAQPTLKETFSLTCETTGTVYSIHWMKNSWPLYADNRTEFSINNNTLTFNSVQHSDNGDYQCSASNPLSNMTSPEYRLIVNYGPEMPIITGPALGETGHSVTFNCSASSQPPSHFSWLFNGSQVATGSAFETGPLTLASHGDYTCVAFNNITFRNSTVSKMLTVVATVTMTIVKVIGAQPILNERFSLTCGTAGKVSSIQWMRNGWPLYASNRTDFSTNNNTLTFISVQHSDKGDYQCSASNPFSNMTSPYYKLIVNYGPEMPIITGPALGETGHNVTFNCSASSQPLSQFSWFFNGSQVATGSAFETGPLTLASHGKYTCVAFNNITCRNSTVSKILTVVAPITSVSISTGETQVIEGDSFTMTCNIVGDPSSIHWWKNLTLVHLDNRTQVSFDNRTLTFNPVQYSSYGEYQCMARNSVSNRTSNRYTLLVNYGPKQPVIAAAPIAETEQRVTFNCSASSQPPSQFSWFFNGSQVATGSVYETGPLTLASHGEYTCVAFNNATGRNSTVSRMLTVIEAIKSVMVKRNKTPISSDNLTLTCDVTGRYDTIYWMKDNLSLVLNNTLNSDITISNNSLHFSPVKVSNDGNYQCVATNLFGPHTSPKYQLLVNYGPLGVNVSGPGLVVIGSMISVNLKCSADSRPTSEYRWKHNNQSLPATGPLMAVGVSLKNAGIYTCVAKNSLTNISMSKTISLDVNGHSPAPPFQSRVGLMLMGLVALSLPLINH; encoded by the exons ATGGAGTATCCTCTGGTGTGGGTTCTCATCCTGGTGCTGCTCAACTTCACTACAG GTGTTTCTGGCCAGGTGGTGGTTCCCTCGATGAACCCCTTAGCTGTGGGCAGTAATGTCACACTGAACCTAGTTCCTCAAAGCCCCATCAACATAGGGACCTGGTCATATGAAACTACAGCCATCGTAATTTTCTatcctggtggcagtagtgtGAGTACAAGTTATCAAGGCAGAGTCTCATTCAACCGCTCCTCCTCAGAGCTGTCCATAAACTCTCTCCAACTCAACAACTCAGGTTTATATACCATCCAGGGAATGGAGCCAGTCCTGAAAGCTGTGGTGACTTTGTCTGTCCAAG AGCCCATTTCAAACGTGACTCTAAGGGCCAACGCCACTGATCTAGTGGAATCGAACGACACTTCCATTTTCACCTGCTCCGTCTCCTCTGGCACCTCCCTCTCCTACCGCTGGCTGAATGGCAGCTCAGAGATCACAGCCAGTGACAGAGTTTGGCTTGGTGGTGGGAACAGCACTCTCACCATAGTCAGTGTGACACGACACGATGAAGGGCCGTTCAGATGTGAGGTCATCAATGGAATCAGCAATGGCACCAGCCAGCCCATTGGCCTCAATGTTAGAT ATGGCCCAAGTAACCTCACCATGATGGTAGTTCCTGAGATGACCATAGGACATACAGCCTACAAGACGGGCTCTGTCATCACTTTGTCCTGCTCCGCTCAGTCCAAACCCACTGAGTCCTTCAAGTGGAGGTTTAATGGGGCGTTCCTCAATGAGCAAAGCCCGAAGCTCAGCCTGCAGAACaccagagagaaccagacaggaaGTTACGCCTGCTTAGCCTACAACAATGTCACACTCCAATTTGCCAATATAAACACAATGATAAAGATCGTGG AGCCGATATCAGCGGTTTCGTTGAACCGTGATGGGAAGCCACCGATACTGGATCAGTCGTTCACTCTGCGGTGTGAGGTGACTGGACCTGTAGACTACATTCACTGGTTGATGAACGGCCAGCTCATCTCCCTAAACAACAGAACATTCTTCTCTACGGGCAACAAGACAATGGTTATCAACCCAATCCAGTTTTCTGACAGTGGAGAATATCTCTGTGAGGCCTTTAATGCTGTCAGCAACCTGACCAGCATGACATACAAGCTTGTGGTGAACT TTGGACCAGAGAGACCTGCTGTGACTTGTCCGGATATAGCAATGACAGGACACAGCGTGACcttcaactgctcagcctcctctcagcctcccagCCAGTTTAGCTGGTTCTTCAATGGCTCCCAGGTGGCGGCTGGCTCAGTGTATGAGACTGGCCAACTGACCTTAGCCAGTCATGGGGACTACACCTGTGTGGCCTTCAACAACATCACTGTCAGAAACAGCACTGTCTCCAAGATGCTCACTGTTGTTG AAACTGTGACCATGACCATTGTGAAAGTCATTGGAGCCCAGCCAACACTGAACAAGAGATTCTCTCTGACCTGTGGCAGCACTGGAACGGTTTACTCCATTCAGTGGATGAGGAACGGCTGGCCTCTGTATGCTAGCAACAGAACTGACTTCTCTATGAACAACAATACACTGACATTAAATTCTGTCCAGCATTCTGACAATGGAGACTATCAGTGTTCTGCCTCCAACCCCCTCAGCAACATGACCAGCCCAGAATACAGACTGATCGTCAACT ATGGACCGGAGATGCCGATTATAACAGGACCAGCATTAGGAGAAACAGGACACAGCGTGACcttcaactgctcagcctcctctcagcctccaAGTCACTTCAGCTGGTTATTCAATGGCTCCCAGGTGGCGACTGGCTCAGCGTTTGAGACTGGCCCACTGACTTTAGCCAGTCATGGGGACTACACCTGTGTGGCCTTCAACAACATCACTGTCAGAAACAGCACTGTCTCCAAGATGCTCACTGTTGTTG AAACTGTGACCATGACCATTGTGAAAGTCATTGGCGCCCAGCCAACACTGAAGGAGAGATTCTCTCTGACCTGTGACACCGCTGGAACGGTTTACTCCATTCACTGGATGAAGAACAGCTGGCCTCTGTATGCTGACAACAGAACTGACTTCTCTATAAATAACAATACACTGACATTCAATTCTGTCCACTATTCTGACAACGGACACTATCAGTGTTCTGCCTCCAACCCCCTCAGCAACATGACCAGCCCAGAATACAGACTGATCGTCAACT ATGGACCGGAGATGCCGATTATAACAGGACCAGCATTAGGAGAAACAGGACACAGCGTGACcttcaactgctcagcctcctctcagcctccaAGTCACTTCAGCTGGTTATTCAATGGCTCCCAGGTGGCGACTGGCTCAGCGTTTGAGACTGGCCCACTGACTTTAGCCAGTCATGGGGACTACACCTGTGTGGCCTTCAACAACATCACTGTCAGAAACAACACTGTCTCCAAGATGCTCACTGTTGTTG AAACTGTGACCATGACCATTGTGAAAGTCATTGGAGCCCAGCCAACACTGAAGGAGACATTCTCTCTGACCTGTGAGACCACTGGAACGGTTTACTCCATTCACTGGATGAAGAACAGCTGGCCTCTGTATGCTGACAACAGAACAGAGTTCTCTATAAATAACAATACACTGACATTCAATTCTGTCCAGCATTCTGACAACGGAGACTATCAGTGTTCTGCCTCCAACCCCCTCAGCAACATGACCAGCCCAGAATACAGACTGATCGTCAACT ATGGACCGGAGATGCCGATTATAACAGGACCAGCATTAGGAGAAACAGGACACAGCGTGACcttcaactgctcagcctcctctcagcctccaAGTCACTTCAGCTGGTTATTCAATGGCTCCCAGGTGGCGACTGGCTCAGCGTTTGAGACTGGCCCACTGACTTTAGCCAGTCATGGGGACTACACCTGTGTGGCCTTCAACAACATCACTGTCAGAAACAACACTGTCTCCAAGATGCTCACTGTTGTTG AAACTGTGACCATGACCATTGTGAAAGTCATTGGAGCCCAGCCAACACTGAAGGAGACATTCTCTCTGACCTGTGAGACCACTGGAACGGTTTACTCCATTCACTGGATGAAGAACAGCTGGCCTCTGTATGCTGACAACAGAACAGAGTTCTCTATAAATAACAATACACTGACATTCAATTCTGTCCAGCATTCTGACAACGGAGACTATCAGTGTTCTGCCTCCAACCCCCTCAGCAACATGACCAGCCCAGAATACAGACTGATCGTCAACT ATGGACCGGAGATGCCGATTATAACAGGACCAGCATTAGGAGAAACAGGACACAGCGTGACcttcaactgctcagcctcctctcagcctccaAGTCACTTCAGCTGGTTATTCAATGGCTCCCAGGTGGCGACTGGCTCAGCGTTTGAGACTGGCCCACTGACTTTAGCCAGTCATGGGGACTACACCTGTGTGGCCTTCAACAACATCACTTTCAGAAACAGCACTGTCTCCAAGATGCTCACTGTTGTTG CAACTGTGACCATGACCATCGTGAAAGTCATTGGAGCCCAGCCAATACTGAACGAGAGATTCTCTCTGACCTGTGGCACCGCTGGAAAGGTTTCCTCCATTCAGTGGATGAGGAACGGCTGGCCTCTGTATGCTAGCAACAGAACTGACTTCTCTACGAACAACAATACACTGACATTCATCTCGGTCCAGCATTCTGACAAAGGAGACTATCAGTGTTCTGCCTCCAACCCCTTCAGCAACATGACCAGCCCATACTACAAACTGATCGTCAACT ATGGACCGGAGATGCCTATTATAACAGGACCAGCATTAGGAGAAACAGGACACAACGTGACcttcaactgctcagcctcctctcagcctctcagccagTTCAGCTGGTTCTTCAATGGCTCCCAGGTGGCGACTGGCTCAGCGTTTGAGACTGGCCCACTGACTTTAGCCAGTCATGGGAAGTACACCTGTGTGGCCTTCAACAACATCACTTGCAGAAACAGCACTGTCTCCAAGATCCTCACTGTTGTTG CGCCAATAACCTCAGTGTCCATAAGCACCGGTGAAACCCAGGTGATAGAGGGTGACTCCTTTACAATGACTTGCAATATTGTTGGTGATCCTAGCTCCATTCACTGGTGGAAGAACCTCACGTTAGTGCATCTGGATAACAGAACCCAAGTCTCTTTCGACAACAGAACACTGACCTTCAACCCTGTCCAGTATTCTTCTTATGGAGAATATCAGTGTATGGCCAGAAATAGTGTGAGCAACAGAACTAGCAACCGCTACACACTCCTAGTGAATT ATGGACCCAAGCAACCTGTGATAGCTGCTGCACCCATTGCCGAAACAGAACAAAGGGTGACcttcaactgctcagcctcctctcagcctcccagCCAGTTCAGCTGGTTCTTCAATGGCTCCCAGGTGGCGACTGGCTCAGTGTATGAGACTGGCCCACTGACTTTAGCCAGTCATGGGGAGTACACCTGTGTGGCCTTCAACAACGCCACTGGCAGAAACAGCACTGTCTCCAGGATGCTCACCGTCATTG AGGCTATAAAGTCGGTGATGGTGAAACGAAACAAAACGCCGATATCATCTGACAACCTAACCCTGACCTGTGATGTCACCGGGCGCTATGACACCATCTACTGGATGAAGGACAACCTGTCTCTGGTCCTGAACAACACCTTGAACTCTGACATAACCATCTCTAACAACTCTCTGCACTTCAGTCCAGTCAAGGTGTCTAACGATGGAAACTATCAGTGTGTTGCCACCAACCTCTTTGGTCCACACACCAGCCCTAAATACCAGCTACTGGTGAACT ATGGCCCTCTGGGTGTGAACGTCTCTGGCCCAGGCTTAGTGGTGATTGGCTCAATGATCTCTGTCAATCTGAAGTGCTCAGCCGACTCCCGGCCAACCAGCGAGTACCGGTGGAAACACAACAACCAATCATTGCCCGCGACTGGTCCTTTGATGGCCGTAGGCGTCTCCTTGAAAAATGCAGGGATATACACCTGTGTGGCCAAGAACTCTCTAACTAACATCTCAATGTCCAAGACCATTAGTCTGGATGTCAACG gccACTCACCTGCCCCTCCATTCCAGTCCAGAGTTGGTCTGATGTTGATGGGCCTTGTagcgctctctctgcctctgatcAACCACTGA